A region from the Clostridium beijerinckii genome encodes:
- a CDS encoding ATP-dependent Clp protease adaptor ClpS, with the protein METNIVTKQKNKAKIKKPKQYKVVMYNDDYTTMEFVIAVLVNVFNKKLIEAEKIMLDVHEKGKGVAGIYSHDIAITKVYTAMSMAKENGFPFKLTVEEA; encoded by the coding sequence ATGGAAACAAATATTGTGACCAAACAAAAAAATAAGGCTAAGATAAAGAAACCTAAGCAATACAAAGTTGTCATGTATAATGATGATTATACTACAATGGAATTTGTTATTGCAGTATTAGTGAATGTGTTTAATAAAAAGCTTATAGAAGCTGAAAAAATAATGCTAGATGTACATGAAAAAGGTAAAGGAGTAGCTGGAATATATAGTCATGATATTGCGATTACAAAAGTTTACACGGCAATGTCTATGGCTAAGGAAAATGGATTTCCATT